The following nucleotide sequence is from Burkholderiales bacterium.
TCGCCGGCGGGCGCTGGCTTTGCATCGAGCGGTTTCGCGGCGGCGGACGCTCCGCTATCCGGCTGCCGGGCCGGACGCGCGTCAGCTTGCGCCGGGCGATCCTGATTCAGCACATCGTCTTTGGTGACACGGCCGCCGCGGCCTGTGCCCTGGAATTCGCTGGTGTCGATGCCGCGATCGGCCGCAGCTTTTTTTGCCGCCGGCATCAGCACCGGTTCGTCAGCCTGCTGCTTGCCTTTGCTGCCTTTCGCTTGCGGTTTCGCGGCCGCCGACGTTTGCCCGTCTGCTCGCTTTTGCCCTTCCGCCGGTGTTTGCCCTTCTCGTGCGACTTGGCCGTCACCCGCCTTGGCTTTGCCGGGCGCCGGTGCGATCGCTTCGGTGTCTATGGTCGCGATCACGTCATCGCTGCCGACCGTGGCGCCATCGCTCTTGATGATCTGCTTCAGCAGCCCGGCCGCCGGAGCCGGCAGCTCGAGCACGACCTTGTCGGTCTCGACGTCGATCAGATTCTCGTCGCGCTGGACGTATTCGCCGGCTTTCTTGTGCCACGACAGCAAAGTCGCTTCGGCGACCGATTCAGACAGAACCGGAACTTTGACTTCAACTAGCATGATTGCTCCGTCGTTATTGATCCGCTAACAGGCTGTTAAAAACGTAGTGAGCGCAGCCAAGACGAGGTGCTGCGGGCCGAAAAAGCGGAATGTATATGGGAATACATGAGCATTTTGAGGCCCTGAGTAACGAAGTATTGGCAAGCGCAGTAGTTTTCAACAGCCTGTTAATGCGGTTTCCATGTCGTCGTCAGTTCGTCGCGAAACACCGCATCGACCAGCGCTTTCTGCTCGGCATTATGCCTGGCCAGATAGCCGGCGGCCGGCGACGCCGACGAAGCCCGCAGCGCGTAGCTCAATTTCTGGTCGGGCCGCATATGGCGCAACAGGTAGTGCTGGATGCGATGCCAGGCGCCTTGATTACCCGGCTCTTCCTGCGCCCACAGCACTTCCTTTGCGTTCGGATACAAATCGATCTGCGCCTTGAATTCCTCATGCGGAAACGGGTAGAGCTGCGGGATGCGCACGATCGCAATATCGCTCACATCGCGCTCGCGGCGCGCGGCGAGAATATCGTAGAACACTTTTCCGGCGCAAAACACGATGCGGCGCACCTTGCCGGCATCGATGTCGGTATTGGCTTCGCCGTTGACCGGGCGAAAGCTGATGCTGGCGAGATCGTCGAGACTCGATACCGAATCCTTGTGCCGGAGCAGGCTTTTCGGGCTCATGATGACGAGCGGCTTTCGATACGGGCGCAGCATCTGGCGGCGCAACAGATGAAACATTTGCGCAGGCGACGATGGCACGCACACCTGGATATTGTAATCCGCGCACATCTGCAGGTAACGCTCGAGACGCGCCGACGAGTGTTCCGGCCCCTGGCCTTCGTAACCGTGCGGCAGCATCAACACCAACCCGCAAATGCGGCCCCATTTCGCTTCGCCGGAAGTGATGAACTGGTCGATGACGACTTGCGCGCCGTTCGCGAAATCACCGAACTGTGCTTCCCACACCACGAGCTCATTCGGATCGGTCGTCGAATAGCCGTATTCGAAACCGAGCACGGCCTCTTCCGACAGCACCGAATCGATGACCACGAAACTCCCCTGGTTATCGGAGATGTTGCACAACGGTATGTACACGCCGTCATTCCATTTCTCGCGGTTCTGGTCGTGCAGGACGGCGTGGCGATGGAAGAACGTGCCGCGCCCGGAATCCTGGCCCGAAATGCGCACCGCATAGCCATCCTTGAGCAGCGATGCGTAGGCCAGATTCTCCGCCATGCCCCAATCGAGCGGGAGCTTGCCCTGCCCCATCAGGCGGCGATCGGCGAGGATTTTTTCGACGCGCGAATGCAGCTTGAAATTCTCGGGAACCGTGGTCAGGCGTTCCGACAAGCGCTTGAGTTCCGCGAGAGGGATCGAGGTATCGACTTTCTGCGTCCATTTCGTGTTTATGAACGGCGACCAGTCGACCGCGAACGGCGGTTTGTAATTCGACAATATGGTTTTGTTGGTATGGCGGCCGGCATCGAGCGCGTTGCGATAGTCTTCGACC
It contains:
- a CDS encoding 2-oxoglutarate dehydrogenase E1 component, encoding EAPILHVNGDDPEALLLATEIAFDFRMQFQKDVVIDMICFRKLGHNEQDEPMVTQPLMYKKVNAHPGSRKLYVDKLIAQRVLTSDEADAMVEDYRNALDAGRHTNKTILSNYKPPFAVDWSPFINTKWTQKVDTSIPLAELKRLSERLTTVPENFKLHSRVEKILADRRLMGQGKLPLDWGMAENLAYASLLKDGYAVRISGQDSGRGTFFHRHAVLHDQNREKWNDGVYIPLCNISDNQGSFVVIDSVLSEEAVLGFEYGYSTTDPNELVVWEAQFGDFANGAQVVIDQFITSGEAKWGRICGLVLMLPHGYEGQGPEHSSARLERYLQMCADYNIQVCVPSSPAQMFHLLRRQMLRPYRKPLVIMSPKSLLRHKDSVSSLDDLASISFRPVNGEANTDIDAGKVRRIVFCAGKVFYDILAARRERDVSDIAIVRIPQLYPFPHEEFKAQIDLYPNAKEVLWAQEEPGNQGAWHRIQHYLLRHMRPDQKLSYALRASSASPAAGYLARHNAEQKALVDAVFRDELTTTWKPH
- a CDS encoding 2-oxo acid dehydrogenase subunit E2; this encodes MMLVEVKVPVLSESVAEATLLSWHKKAGEYVQRDENLIDVETDKVVLELPAPAAGLLKQIIKSDGATVGSDDVIATIDTEAIAPAPGKAKAGDGQVAREGQTPAEGQKRADGQTSAAAKPQAKGSKGKQQADEPVLMPAAKKAAADRGIDTSEFQGTGRGGRVTKDDVLNQDRPAQADARPARQPDSGASAAAKPLDAKPAPAGERPETRAPMSRLRARIAERLVQSQATAAILTTFNEVNMQPVIELRNRYKDKFEKEHGVKLGFMSFFVKASVAALKKFPVVNASIDGKDIVYHGYFDIGIAVGTPR